One genomic segment of Synechocystis sp. LKSZ1 includes these proteins:
- a CDS encoding SufE family protein: MTLVLPPNLAKIVERFQRHSAPKKRYEQLLWYAKKLEAMPEAAKTPENKVQGCVSQVFITADLTDGKVWYQGDSDAQLVKGLVALLIQGLNGLTPEEISQITPNFIEATGLQVSLTPSRANGFYNIFQMMKKKAIAFQLGQNLADVAP; this comes from the coding sequence ATGACTCTCGTTCTCCCCCCTAATCTGGCCAAAATTGTCGAACGCTTCCAGCGCCACAGCGCCCCCAAGAAACGCTACGAACAACTCCTCTGGTATGCAAAAAAATTAGAGGCCATGCCTGAAGCGGCTAAGACGCCGGAGAATAAAGTCCAGGGCTGTGTTTCCCAGGTTTTTATTACCGCTGACCTCACAGACGGTAAAGTCTGGTACCAGGGTGACTCCGATGCCCAACTCGTCAAGGGCCTGGTGGCGCTGCTGATTCAGGGCCTAAATGGTTTAACGCCAGAGGAAATTAGCCAGATTACACCCAATTTTATTGAAGCCACGGGTCTGCAGGTGAGCCTGACTCCCTCACGGGCCAACGGTTTTTACAATATTTTTCAGATGATGAAAAAAAAGGCCATTGCCTTTCAACTGGGCCAGAACTTGGCCGATGTGGCTCCCTAA
- a CDS encoding NUDIX hydrolase, giving the protein MTFRNPAPTVDLIIEMADQPHRPILLIERKNPPHGWALPGGFVDYGEKVEAAALREALEEISLPVELIEQFYVYSDPSRDPRQHTLSVVFIATAVGLPKAADDAQKVGIFDLWELPQLLCFDHRQILQDYLQYRYYQRRPCPRA; this is encoded by the coding sequence ATGACATTCCGCAATCCTGCTCCCACGGTTGATCTCATTATTGAGATGGCCGACCAGCCCCATCGTCCCATTTTGCTAATCGAGCGGAAAAATCCCCCCCATGGTTGGGCTTTGCCCGGCGGTTTTGTGGACTACGGCGAAAAAGTGGAAGCGGCCGCCCTGCGCGAGGCCCTGGAGGAAATTTCCCTGCCGGTAGAATTAATCGAGCAATTTTATGTGTATTCCGACCCCAGCCGAGACCCCCGTCAGCATACCTTGAGCGTGGTTTTTATTGCTACGGCGGTTGGCCTGCCGAAGGCCGCCGATGATGCTCAGAAGGTGGGAATTTTCGACCTGTGGGAACTGCCCCAGCTATTGTGCTTTGACCACCGGCAAATCCTGCAGGATTATTTGCAGTATCGTTATTACCAGCGTCGGCCCTGTCCGAGGGCCTGA
- a CDS encoding NAD(P)H-dependent glycerol-3-phosphate dehydrogenase, which produces MADPKPNVTIIGAGRWGTALTNLVRASHHPVQSWSRHSPQPLADVIEGATILVSAVSMKGVWPTIQQLQLLGLDPSQIIVTATKGLDPIRRQTPSQLWQQAFPHNPLVVLSGPNLSKEIEAGLPTATAVASAQREAALAVQKVFASERLRVYINTDPLGTELGGTLKNVMAIAAGVCDGLGLGTNAKAALLTRALPEMIRVGTVLGAKAETFFGLSGLGDLLATCNSPLSRNYQVGYKLGQGKSLEQIIQESEGVAEGLNTTAVLMQIAQDRHLSLPITTQVAALLQGQLSPALAVQNLMARDLTAEFNPS; this is translated from the coding sequence ATGGCAGATCCTAAACCTAACGTTACGATTATCGGTGCTGGCCGCTGGGGAACCGCCCTTACTAATTTGGTGCGGGCCAGCCATCACCCCGTCCAGAGTTGGTCTCGCCATAGCCCTCAACCCCTCGCAGACGTGATTGAAGGAGCCACGATCCTAGTTTCCGCTGTATCGATGAAGGGGGTCTGGCCGACGATTCAACAACTCCAGTTGCTGGGTCTCGATCCCAGTCAAATTATCGTCACCGCCACTAAGGGCCTCGATCCCATTCGTCGCCAAACGCCGTCTCAACTCTGGCAGCAGGCCTTTCCCCACAATCCCCTGGTGGTTCTCTCCGGGCCAAATTTATCCAAGGAAATTGAAGCCGGCCTACCCACGGCCACAGCAGTGGCAAGTGCCCAACGGGAAGCGGCCCTGGCGGTGCAAAAAGTTTTTGCCTCGGAACGATTGCGGGTCTACATCAATACCGACCCCCTAGGGACGGAACTAGGGGGAACCCTCAAGAATGTGATGGCCATTGCGGCGGGAGTTTGCGATGGACTAGGCCTGGGTACAAATGCCAAGGCGGCGCTCCTGACTAGGGCCCTGCCGGAAATGATCCGCGTGGGAACGGTGTTGGGGGCCAAAGCAGAAACCTTTTTTGGCCTCTCGGGCTTGGGCGACCTGCTGGCGACCTGCAATAGTCCCCTGTCTCGCAACTACCAAGTGGGCTATAAGCTAGGGCAAGGCAAATCCTTAGAACAGATCATTCAAGAAAGTGAAGGGGTCGCAGAGGGCCTGAACACCACCGCAGTACTGATGCAAATTGCCCAGGATCGCCATCTCTCTTTACCGATTACCACCCAAGTCGCGGCCCTACTCCAGGGCCAACTGAGTCCGGCCTTAGCGGTACAAAATTTGATGGCCCGCGACCTAACGGCGGAATTTAACCCTTCTTAG
- a CDS encoding HNH endonuclease signature motif containing protein translates to MGKSKRIPIPPAVRDYVFQRDQYRCQSCGCFQTEGLLQVDHIIPLAQGGSNDLSNLQTLCQSCNLRKSSRLDPRFQRRYN, encoded by the coding sequence ATGGGCAAAAGTAAACGCATTCCTATTCCCCCGGCAGTTCGAGATTACGTCTTCCAGCGAGACCAGTACCGTTGCCAAAGTTGTGGCTGTTTTCAGACGGAGGGCCTATTGCAAGTAGATCATATTATTCCCCTCGCTCAGGGAGGCAGTAATGATTTGAGTAATTTACAAACTCTCTGCCAATCCTGTAATCTCCGCAAAAGTAGTCGTTTAGATCCTCGTTTTCAACGTCGCTACAACTGA
- a CDS encoding KGK domain-containing protein, protein MKKHQFVNPEDVISIAEIDKIAIKHKTFTVKEFMQSFLQYIGNSEPGKKWCFDGVDCELLAPGQPWRKGKIKITLEFIPEEPESPLDEIRREIQDKY, encoded by the coding sequence ATGAAAAAGCATCAATTTGTAAATCCAGAAGATGTCATTTCAATAGCTGAGATTGACAAAATAGCAATCAAGCATAAGACATTTACAGTAAAAGAATTTATGCAAAGCTTTCTTCAATATATAGGCAATAGTGAGCCAGGGAAAAAGTGGTGCTTTGATGGTGTTGATTGTGAACTTTTAGCTCCTGGTCAACCATGGCGTAAAGGTAAGATCAAGATCACTTTAGAATTTATCCCTGAAGAACCCGAATCGCCTCTAGATGAAATCCGGCGTGAAATCCAGGACAAATACTAA